The Apium graveolens cultivar Ventura chromosome 6, ASM990537v1, whole genome shotgun sequence genome contains a region encoding:
- the LOC141666805 gene encoding serine/threonine-protein phosphatase PP1 isozyme 3 isoform X2: MEEALLDDIIRRLLDSKTGKVPKQVQLNEAEIKQLCAAAKDVFLSQPNLLELEAPIKICGDIHGQYSDLLRLFEYGGYPPAANYLFLGDYVDRGKQSIETICLLLSYKIKYKENFFLLRGNHECASINRIYGFYDECKRRFNVRVWKTFTECFNCLPVAALIDDKILCMHGGLSPELKHLDQIRNIARPADVPDQGLICDLLWADPDRDIEGWAENDRGVSYTFGADKVTEFLQKHDLDLICRAHQVVEDGYEFFAQRQLLTIFSAPNYCDPEGIRKERETRIWIR, from the exons ATGGAGGAGGCTTTGTTAGATGATATAATACGGAGATTACTCGATTCGAAAACTGGCAAGGTTCCCAAACAAGTGCAGCTTAATGAAGCTGAGATAAAGCAGCTTTGTGCTGCTGCTAAGGACGTCTTTCTTAGCCAGCCTAATCTTCTTGAGCTCGAAGCTCCTATTAAGATTTGTG GAGATATCCATGGTCAGTACTCTGATCTTCTTAGGTTGTTCGAGTATGGTGGATATCCACCAGCTGCAAATTATTTATTCTTGGGGGACTATGTTGACCGTGGTAAGCAAAGCATTGAAACGATATGTCTTCTGCTTTCATATAAGATAAAATACAAAGAGAACTTCTTTCTTCTTCGGGGCAACCACGAATGTGCTTCAATCAATCGCATATATGGATTCTATGATGAATGCAAGAGAAGGTTTAATGTTCGAGTATGGAAAACATTTACCGAATGCTTCAATTGCCTTCCTGTTGCTGCTCTTATCGATGACAAAATCCTCTGCATGCACGGTGGATTGTCCCCTGAATTAAAACACTTGGATCAGATCAGAAATATAGCTCGTCCTGCTGATGTGCCAGATCAGGGTCTTATATGTGACTTGCTCTGGGCTGATCCCGACAGAGATATTGAAGGATGGGCTGAAAATGATAGAGGTGTTTCTTATACATTTGGAGCTGACAAAGTTACTGAATTCCTCCAAAAGCATGATCTGGATCTTATTTGCCGGGCACACCAG GTTGTGGAGGATGGTTATGAGTTCTTTGCACAGCGGCAGCTACTAACTATATTTTCTGCACCAAATTATTGTG ATCCTGAAGGCATCAGAAAAGAAAGGGAAACTAGGATTTGGATTCGGTAG
- the LOC141666805 gene encoding serine/threonine-protein phosphatase PP1 isoform X1, translating to MEEALLDDIIRRLLDSKTGKVPKQVQLNEAEIKQLCAAAKDVFLSQPNLLELEAPIKICGDIHGQYSDLLRLFEYGGYPPAANYLFLGDYVDRGKQSIETICLLLSYKIKYKENFFLLRGNHECASINRIYGFYDECKRRFNVRVWKTFTECFNCLPVAALIDDKILCMHGGLSPELKHLDQIRNIARPADVPDQGLICDLLWADPDRDIEGWAENDRGVSYTFGADKVTEFLQKHDLDLICRAHQVVEDGYEFFAQRQLLTIFSAPNYCGEFDNAGAMLSVDDTLTCSFQILKASEKKGKLGFGFGSNTMRPATPPHKGGKE from the exons ATGGAGGAGGCTTTGTTAGATGATATAATACGGAGATTACTCGATTCGAAAACTGGCAAGGTTCCCAAACAAGTGCAGCTTAATGAAGCTGAGATAAAGCAGCTTTGTGCTGCTGCTAAGGACGTCTTTCTTAGCCAGCCTAATCTTCTTGAGCTCGAAGCTCCTATTAAGATTTGTG GAGATATCCATGGTCAGTACTCTGATCTTCTTAGGTTGTTCGAGTATGGTGGATATCCACCAGCTGCAAATTATTTATTCTTGGGGGACTATGTTGACCGTGGTAAGCAAAGCATTGAAACGATATGTCTTCTGCTTTCATATAAGATAAAATACAAAGAGAACTTCTTTCTTCTTCGGGGCAACCACGAATGTGCTTCAATCAATCGCATATATGGATTCTATGATGAATGCAAGAGAAGGTTTAATGTTCGAGTATGGAAAACATTTACCGAATGCTTCAATTGCCTTCCTGTTGCTGCTCTTATCGATGACAAAATCCTCTGCATGCACGGTGGATTGTCCCCTGAATTAAAACACTTGGATCAGATCAGAAATATAGCTCGTCCTGCTGATGTGCCAGATCAGGGTCTTATATGTGACTTGCTCTGGGCTGATCCCGACAGAGATATTGAAGGATGGGCTGAAAATGATAGAGGTGTTTCTTATACATTTGGAGCTGACAAAGTTACTGAATTCCTCCAAAAGCATGATCTGGATCTTATTTGCCGGGCACACCAG GTTGTGGAGGATGGTTATGAGTTCTTTGCACAGCGGCAGCTACTAACTATATTTTCTGCACCAAATTATTGTGGTGAGTTTGATAATGCTGGTGCAATGCTGAGTGTAGATGATACATTGACATGCTCCTTTCAGATCCTGAAGGCATCAGAAAAGAAAGGGAAACTAGGATTTGGATTCGGTAGCAACACAATGAGGCCTGCAACACCGCCTCATAAG GGAGGGAAAGAATAA